A segment of the Trifolium pratense cultivar HEN17-A07 linkage group LG7, ARS_RC_1.1, whole genome shotgun sequence genome:
TCTAAAACCCAGTTTCTGCCTTTATAGGAAGTCCGGTTCCTAGTTCCTGCCtttgttcttcatcaatcaTTTGTTTCGACGAATTCGGCGGAGTGATTCGGCGGATTTCTAGGTTTTATTTTAGGGAAAAAGGATTCTGGGATTCTGAGTTTgtgttagagaaaaaataattttgggttttgaaaagaagaatgagaaggaggatttgtgttatgttacaggaaaaaattgtgagttttttttttttttttttttgcattagaaacaatggattaacatatctttttgaattaacatattttatttttaataatttttttttgacacaatattttttatttttctaaaaactaattaagtggaattttttaaatatttgtcaccaatttatttaataataaaaatgacatgtgcaaattaaaaaaataaaaatgaaataaatgccacatatgcatgccacctcataaaaaataaagattctatgccaagttgtcaagcagggggtaaaaagagagaatcttcatattgcagggggggtaatcccaagtttttttttttgcaggggggtaatgcaaaattagcttattttgcagggggtaaaaccctatttacccattAAAAATTTACTAACCATATACATGGAAGAAAGAGtggttataatttataagtgtTAAATATTGCCACATAGTATTCTTCTCTTTTTtgtgaaacaattttttgctaaatagcattttccttttaaaaatatattaatcatatAGTATTAGTTAGGGAGAGGGGTTGGAGCCCTTGCTTGCTTCTCTAGTGTTtcttttgttagtaattttatagaataaattgactaataaaaaatacatttgaggactaaattgactacTTAAAATCATATTTGAGAACTAAAAGGACAAATAAAAGAGACATTTGTGGCTTTTTGACCTAAATACCATCTTTTGAAACTAATATTCCCAATTTATAGCaccttttgaaaattatttcacCAAATTGTACACTTTGAACGGGTCTAATTTCAGCCAAAGTGTGGCATTTGGCgaaataattttcaaaaggtgacaaattgaaaatattagttTCAAAAGGTGGTATTTAGGTCAAAAACCTGACATTTGTTGACTTAATTGTAATATTTTGGTATATTCAAGGACGGAGAAATACTTGCATGGTCCTTTATTATTTGGTCTCAATTTGATCACACACACATACTTTAAAAAaagtacaaagaaaaaataatttaataatgtgtattttaaaataattaaattatatgtgTTATTATGTGTGTGACCAAATTGTGACCAAATAATATGGGACCATGCAAGTATTTCTCTCAAGGACGAGGGTGATAGTGAGATACACTTCGGTTTGTCTATACTAACCCTTCGTTAAATAAATATCTGAATTGATCCAatgttatgaaatatattttgctctatttctttttatttgttgaaattggaagaaataaaatttcattGATAAAAGGCAACAACGAAAATAATCAACTGACCAGTTACAAATTATAAACACACAAAGTTCAACGATTTATCCTAAATTATACACCCTCACAAGAGAACTGAAAAGTTAAATTAATCCTCCTcattaaacaagaaaataaagaaccttattattttagttttttgctcAATTGTGAAGATAAAGAACCTAGAGAGGTAATAGTCATAGATAAAATACTTTCTTAAACATGGTAATGACCAGTTGTTTGAGGTGTAGAATGTAGATAGATAACAAATTGCACTTTTTGTCCATCTCTTCCTATCCGAATGATTGAATGAAAAGTGCTATTATACATTTAATACTTAAGGACATCCTTCCTTAATATAAGGAAGTTGTGCTGCTAGTAGTACTATATCAACTTTATAATTCAatgattattattaaaaaactaatttacaTGTTATAATATGTATGGTGGAGTGAAATTGGATTGTGTATAGTCACACCGAATATCGTCAAGATATCTGAATCGTCCAATTAATATCGAGCTGTCCagattttaactatttttaaatataaaatttaaattatttgaacTATCTAATCGTAATCAAATAACATGTCATAActtaaaacaaatatttgaaaTGTTAAAATTGGGTATTAATACATACATAAGTTTGTTTATGGTGTATGGATGATGATTCAACGGAAAAAGTAGAGGAAACTTGGAGGAAATGCAAGTTCGAAATTAAGATTTTTGAAAGTATACTAATGAAGTTTTTGAGTgaattttgtggatgattgagtTCTGAGGCTTGAGGAGCTTTTATAGAGGTTGCATTTGGTCCTCCGAAGTAAACAAGATTGGGTTTGGTTGAATTCCAATGTTGGTTTGTCCATTAAATTTCAAAAGTGGTAGAAAAAGATTTGTGGTTCCAAGGTGAAGGTAGTTTGATTCATGGACAATAGGGAAAGATTTTTTCCTGAGTTTTAGGGAGTTGCTTCTGAGCTTTGAGGTGGAGTGTGATCAGAGAACACAAATGGGAAGCTCAATGCAAGAGTtgttggaaagaaagaaaaaaaagcatGTTTTATCAAGGTCGCTTGGATAATGCTTCAAGTCTTTGTGTAATGTATGAAGGGCTTGTGTAATACATCAAGGGTTTGTGTAAAACACTGATTTTGCTGAGATTCAGAAGCAATATAGGCATATAAAGTGAGATCTCTTTGACATGAAATTTGACATttaaatcaacttttgatatttgtaaaaaatactaaaactaGCAACTGGCTATTGCAGGTAAGACAAAGGGGATGATGGGTGGTCCTTTAAATTTAGGGACCATATTAGTGCCTCCCCAATGTGTACATgtgtataaaatataaatatcttttgatataaatatataattgcaCAATAATGAACTTATTGAGGGGaatattcataaataaattaaaattaacaaaacaattGATACAAAAGGTACCCTAGCATATTAGGAATGATGTACTCCTTTCGATCATtaatataatcaatttttttttgtgcattttaaaattgatataccagatttataatatagactaaataaatcaattttttaatgtattaaatttttttaaaatttacttataaCTATGACGGGAAGGAGTACAAGTTACTCCAAGTTTTTACTTCTCAATAAAGGGGAATGTATAGTTTAACTCAAACTTCTCCTAGATAATGAGAATGTAACTCAAGCTTGTCTTATGGGAGAAAACCGTAAGTTAttcaaataaaaagagaaaattataaaataataaatgaacaaaaataagagataaaaataataatttattttcaaagtgGTAACcgtaagaaaaataatttgtctGAAAAAAAGTAGAAAGTTACAAAAGTTTATAggattatttataaatttttttgatatatattatataaatgtaATAAGAGTTAGAATTCATAATCATTTTGTATTTCTATCTTATATATACAATATTTATTATCACgtgatatatatattatatatatgaactctaaaattcttttttttttttacacaactaAAATTATTGCATATATTTAgtacatgaaaaattagaaagAACAAGGACTGGTTCAAAATTATTTCACGTAGTTGGTTATGGATACATATATTTTTAGTGATTGATATTCATGGTTATTAgggtcatattttttattattatcctGATATTGGTATAAAATTTTCACCGTTGTTAGAAAATTTATGAGACACACAAGGTGAATTCTCCCCCttctaatcaattttttttccatacgCACGAGTTAAGAATCGAATCCCTAACTATATACTTAAAGGAACCAATATCTttaccacttggaccaattcattgttggtctATAagagtcattttttttttggggtcaaGCTATaagagtcttttttttttttacaatgtttgACAATGAAGATCGAACCTAGAACCTCgtacatactactcaaatcatTTATCATTAGACCAAATCTAATGACTTGTGtcatagaaagagaaaaaattatttgtacaaGATTTATCTATATTGTTATTAAAATATTCAATCTTTCCCGTTTCTTTATCTTAAGGTTTACTCCCTCCATTTCAAACTACTTGTTattttaggaagaaaaaaaaaataacaagaaattaagaaagtatatttttgcaccttattttcctattatactcttattttaattcgccaataaatttctttttatttttgcacacactttctcttgacaataaatttaatatattatataccaaaaaatattaatatgttatgtaaaaaaaaattaaaaaaactttagtttttcaaatatatattaaatcttttacggtttcaacaactactcctaaatatttgaaatttatatgagGATATAattgacaaaatataaccttaaattatcaaaacgacaagtaatttgaacggagtatttattattttttttcattttttttgtaactttattttttgctaAAAATCCACATAATCCTTTCAAAGTTGAGTTGGTGTAACTAAAATGAATTGAGAAGCAACCATTCAAAGGAATGTCTTGTGAGACATGGGTTCGATTGGTTTTGAAGACAGGCGTCACACATAGGCCGAAGCAAAACTCCGTGGATGAGTGATTAAAGTCTTAGAAAGTATGATGTAGAAGTAGAAAGCTGTGTTTTTTTTCCTTACAAATATCTTTGGTGATAGATTCTCTTAGCCACATAATATCAATTAATAACTCACAATTTAGGCTTACTAATACTATTATAACAGTGGATCATGCATTGATATCAAATACAGTAACAAGTCATACATACTgtaattgttaaaataaaaaaaaaaaaactataaaccAAAAGTAGTAAATTCTTAGGCATTGATATGCTGGAATATTGTTGTGCATTACATAGGTGAAAGATTTCTGagctcaaaataaataaattaagccCATGATTCCGATTCTCAGCCGTATAATAATTTGACTATAATCACCATGAGAGAAATCAACTTCAAGTAGCAACAGCAAGCTACAATGGAATATAAAACCAAGCATCAAAGATACATATTTTCAATCAGCTAAACCTGCCTTTGCCTTTAGATGCTGCTTGAAATCCATAATGTCACCCTCCCATCTGGTCACTGTTTGATCAGCACACACCCATATCTCATGAGCCACCTGATTTATGAGCCTAAAATCATGACTAACAAGCACCATGCCACCATCCCATTCATTCAATGCCTCGGCTAACGAGTCGATTGTCTCGATATCTAAATGATTAGTTGGCTCATCTAATAGTAGCAAGTGAGGCTGTCTGTAGGCTAACCATGCAAAGATCACACGGCTCCTTTGTCCATCGGATAAATTTCTCATAGGCATCACCTGCGCTTTACCCGATAAACCGAACTTTCCAATAGCTGCTCTCATCCTCTCTTCCTCATTTCCAGGGTATTCTTTAATCATAAATTGGAGAGCAGACAGTTCCAAGTCCAGCTTTTCAGTCAAGTGTTGGTGAAACTGTGCAATACGAAGGTGATTATGGCGACGAACCATGCCATCTAAGGGAACCAAATCACCTGTCATAAGTTTCAGGAATGTGCTCTTCCCAGCTCCATTGGGTCCAACCAAAGCAATCCTCGAGTCTAAATCGACCCCAAAGTCGATGTTCTTGTAGATGAGATTCTCAGGAGTGTAACCAAATGTCACCTCCACAAACTGGAGGACAGGTGGGGGAAGTTTCCCCACATCAACAAAGCGgaaaactaaaattttgtcTCTTACCACCTTCTCTGTAAGTCCACCACGCTCCATTTTTGCAAGAGTTTTCTCTTTACTCTGAGCTTGGCGAGCTAGTTTTGCTGATCCATGGCCAAAACGTGCAATGTATTCCTTCATTGAGGCAATCTGCTCCTGCTCCCATCTATACTGCTTCATCTGATTCTCTTCCAGTTCAGCACGTGTCTGGACATATTGATCATAATTACCGGTATAGAACTTCAGCTTTTTGGTTTGCATATGGATGATATTTGTGCAGACACCATTAAGGAAATCCTGTGAGTGTGAAATTACAACCAGAATACGGTCAAACTTCTTCAAATTCTCCTCGAGCCACACACATGCTTCCAAATCTGCAAGCATTTAAAGAAAGTTATGAATCCAGCAATACTCTAATAAATTACAACTTTAAGGACAGTTGCTGTAAAAATAAATAGCAAAAAACATCGCACAGAATCTACAGATATCGAATGGAAACAGAGAAAGTTAACACATTGAATTTAATATGAAAGCATAACTAAAAAGTGACACCCGTAACTACCCAAGTTAAGATTATAAAGCATCAAAAGATATACTCTACTATCTTGATGAAATCCCACCAAATGCTTTACAAAGCACACACCAAGAAAACTTTACTCAAAACTACAGAGTCAATAATATCCATGTCTTCTATGTGATAGCAATAATTGAAACAACATAGAAATAGTGCACAGGACCTTCAATTTAAAATCACAAGTGAGCTTGCAAAGAAAATAATCACATGGAAATCAATGCTTAAAACATGATAACGGGTAATGGAATAATGACAATTCAGCCACaaataaaagtttcaagtttttcagGGTGGAGCGATACCAAGGTGATTAGTTGGTTCATCAAGTAGAAGAATGGTTGGGTTCATAAACAGGGCACGTGCTAAAGCAATCCTCATTCTCCAACCACCAGAAAAATCGCGTGTCTTCTTTGCCTGCATCTGCTTGTTGAAACCAAgaccaaataaaatttcagcAGCACGCTTTTCTGCAGTTGATGCATCCATAGCTTCCAATCGTTCATAAACTCGTTCAAGTGCTTCACCACCGCCATCATCCTGGAACAGAAATTAATCAAGTGTGGACCCATCAGTAAAAGCAAAACAACTGTGGggaaaaaaagttgaaataccATAGTACTTAAACAAACATACTTGTGCTCCCAGAATTTCAGCTTCTTTCTCCAACTTCAACCTTTCCTCATCACAGCTAATGACAGCCTCCAATGCAGACATGTCAGAGGCTTCAATTTCCCGGCTAAGGTGATAAATATCCATGTGGTCTGGAATAGGAAGCTCACGGAGACCTATTGCTGTAAGTAGGGTAGATTTTCCACAACCATTCAATCCAAGCAAACCATAACGTCTGAAAAGAAGTTGAAGAAAACACAATCACCAACAATTATTACAGTTATAGACAATATTATTAAAGTTATAAACAATAGCATATTATTCAGAGTcagaacaaaaatatatagatataaaccTTCCATAATTTAGCTCCAACTCAGAATCAACTATAAGATCATGTCCATGGAAAGTAACTGATAGAGATTCTATCTGTAATTGCACCATAAACCAAAATGTCAATACAATACAACACTGATCATTTTAAATGCATTGACAATTAACtgtattttataattatatggcAGAAATATCCTATTTATCTCTCAATATTGAAATATTACCTACCTCTGAAGATTCATAATAGGTACATTCACAAAGGAGAATTGAGATTTTGACTTGGGCTACATGGTAGAATGCCATTGCTACCGGCCCAACTGCTTGACTAGGTATTCAAATACACGCGGGCACCCCACGCTAGCTACAACAATTTAGATGTAAGACTACTGACTATCTGATTCTAAATGGAGAATGTCTACTCCAGTTTCCaaaaatatggattaatagTTAACGAAGGTTCTGGGTAGATTATCACTTTCTCTCCTTTTTCCGGAGTTACAATGCAATATACCCGTATATGATAATGAATATTGAACACAAAAGTAAGCCAGAACATTTTCAATTGAAAACAAGACAGGAATTTTCTAGAAAAGCCATTAGGCAAAAAATAATCAAACCAAACTTAAACTAGTTGGacctaaaacaaaaattgtttttgatgTAAACATTTTCACTTATTTTTCCATGCCATAATTTCAGTCATAATAATCAGTAATCAGAACGGTTCAAACTAAACTTAAACAGAGCAAAATGCATAGGGATCAAActtcaaaataacaattattttactATTGTTTCACTATTCAGAAATCAGTTTCTTACATTCTTCCGAATCAAATCtgttaataattattttagtgTTCCAGTTCAGAATT
Coding sequences within it:
- the LOC123897292 gene encoding ABC transporter F family member 1-like isoform X1; amino-acid sequence: MVSEASKKKAAQKKAAAAAKRGAKVPASAASSKTASDKAVDSVSNGIGEIQISDRTCTGVLCSHPLSRDIRIESLSVTFHGHDLIVDSELELNYGRRYGLLGLNGCGKSTLLTAIGLRELPIPDHMDIYHLSREIEASDMSALEAVISCDEERLKLEKEAEILGAQDDGGGEALERVYERLEAMDASTAEKRAAEILFGLGFNKQMQAKKTRDFSGGWRMRIALARALFMNPTILLLDEPTNHLDLEACVWLEENLKKFDRILVVISHSQDFLNGVCTNIIHMQTKKLKFYTGNYDQYVQTRAELEENQMKQYRWEQEQIASMKEYIARFGHGSAKLARQAQSKEKTLAKMERGGLTEKVVRDKILVFRFVDVGKLPPPVLQFVEVTFGYTPENLIYKNIDFGVDLDSRIALVGPNGAGKSTFLKLMTGDLVPLDGMVRRHNHLRIAQFHQHLTEKLDLELSALQFMIKEYPGNEEERMRAAIGKFGLSGKAQVMPMRNLSDGQRSRVIFAWLAYRQPHLLLLDEPTNHLDIETIDSLAEALNEWDGGMVLVSHDFRLINQVAHEIWVCADQTVTRWEGDIMDFKQHLKAKAGLAD
- the LOC123897292 gene encoding ABC transporter F family member 1-like isoform X2; protein product: MAFYHVAQVKISILLCECTYYESSEIESLSVTFHGHDLIVDSELELNYGRRYGLLGLNGCGKSTLLTAIGLRELPIPDHMDIYHLSREIEASDMSALEAVISCDEERLKLEKEAEILGAQDDGGGEALERVYERLEAMDASTAEKRAAEILFGLGFNKQMQAKKTRDFSGGWRMRIALARALFMNPTILLLDEPTNHLDLEACVWLEENLKKFDRILVVISHSQDFLNGVCTNIIHMQTKKLKFYTGNYDQYVQTRAELEENQMKQYRWEQEQIASMKEYIARFGHGSAKLARQAQSKEKTLAKMERGGLTEKVVRDKILVFRFVDVGKLPPPVLQFVEVTFGYTPENLIYKNIDFGVDLDSRIALVGPNGAGKSTFLKLMTGDLVPLDGMVRRHNHLRIAQFHQHLTEKLDLELSALQFMIKEYPGNEEERMRAAIGKFGLSGKAQVMPMRNLSDGQRSRVIFAWLAYRQPHLLLLDEPTNHLDIETIDSLAEALNEWDGGMVLVSHDFRLINQVAHEIWVCADQTVTRWEGDIMDFKQHLKAKAGLAD